The following proteins are encoded in a genomic region of Desulfobacterales bacterium:
- a CDS encoding HDIG domain-containing protein — translation MSDTISSGISRDEAMLLLKQYLKNEKLISHSIASEAIMRHLAKKLGENEHAWAIAGLLHDLDYEIVDEDPARHGDVAARILEEKGVSDVIVNVIRKHNAEGLGLERETLFEHALVCAETITGLIVATALVYPDKKISSVKVKSVTKRMKTPHFARTVSRERILECEKLGFELNAFVAISLDAMAQIADQIGL, via the coding sequence ATGTCCGATACGATCAGTTCGGGAATTTCAAGAGACGAAGCAATGCTTCTATTGAAGCAGTATTTGAAAAATGAAAAGCTGATTTCACATAGTATCGCCTCGGAAGCCATTATGAGACATCTGGCGAAAAAACTTGGAGAAAATGAACATGCCTGGGCAATCGCCGGATTGCTTCATGATCTGGACTACGAGATCGTGGATGAGGACCCCGCGCGTCATGGTGACGTTGCGGCCCGGATACTTGAAGAAAAAGGGGTCTCCGATGTGATCGTGAACGTTATCAGAAAACACAATGCCGAAGGCCTCGGACTCGAGCGGGAAACGCTGTTTGAACATGCGCTGGTGTGTGCGGAAACCATTACCGGTCTCATTGTCGCAACGGCGCTGGTGTATCCGGATAAAAAGATTTCTTCCGTGAAGGTGAAATCGGTTACCAAACGGATGAAAACGCCCCATTTTGCCCGGACTGTCAGTCGTGAACGCATCCTGGAGTGTGAAAAACTGGGTTTTGAACTGAATGCGTTTGTGGCCATCAGTCTTGATGCCATGGCACAGATCGCCGACCAGATCGGATTGTAG
- the glgP gene encoding alpha-glucan family phosphorylase produces the protein MSRLQTYQIFPAIPEKLMFLEILSRNIWWSWNHGAKELFRRIDTRLWEEAERNPIVFLTYISQKRFKELENDNSFLSHQQRVKERFEKEISCEVDRSSSVYGPDGVIAYFSMEFGLHESLPLFAGGLGILAGDHLKAASSLKIPLVGVGLLYRQGYFQQFLNHEGWQQEEYPENSMYHLPVEKALDISGKFVRVRVSGPDGDIQADVWKLMAGRIPLYLLDTNLPENPSKIRHVTARLYDGDPKTRLAQEVLLGIGGLRALAAMGIDPTVCHMNEGHSAFCSIERIAQTMSRRGMELKYAKEYVPRTTAFTTHTPVAAGHDEFPVDMVRPYIKSFQQVLGIRDSEILSWGQPVGSEPSRPVSMFVLGLRMSQYCNGVSRLHGTTARKMWAHVWPRWPEDEIPIVHITNGVHVPTWISHENDLLFERYLGPEWTTNFFLPEIAGRIDEIYDEELWRAHEICRSRLIRNCRKLMSKQYGRRNAPKKVMKEVEGILDQDVLTIAFARRFATYKRAELLLQDTGRLEAMINHKDKPVQLIFAGKAHPKDREGKELIRRIFQFAKSADVRHRVTFLENYDTYIARLLVQGADVWLNLPRRPLEACGTSGIKAALNGVLNVSVLDGWWCEGFSEDRGWKVGNGEVYPDAQYQDAVESQALFNVLENDVIPCFYERDVGDLPLRWLYMMKESMKMVLKQFSSHRMVSDYENQCYIPSVRRSYELLEHGSAELKSLTLQHERLMSLWNAIRVDLQVRGEEGPFRVGEDFPVSADIYLGKLMPNEVDVELYHGVVRSVEKISDGEIIKMDVSEDLGNGRYRYGCTVTCEKAGRYGFTVRVKARGDKWITTEPTFLTWA, from the coding sequence ATGAGTCGTTTGCAAACGTATCAGATATTTCCGGCTATACCGGAAAAATTAATGTTTCTGGAAATCCTTTCCCGTAATATCTGGTGGAGCTGGAATCATGGTGCCAAAGAGCTGTTCCGCCGGATAGATACGAGGCTCTGGGAAGAGGCTGAACGCAATCCTATCGTATTTTTGACGTATATTTCACAAAAACGGTTTAAAGAGCTGGAAAATGATAACAGCTTTCTGTCGCATCAGCAGCGGGTAAAGGAACGGTTTGAAAAAGAGATCAGCTGTGAGGTCGACAGATCGTCATCCGTATACGGTCCGGATGGGGTGATCGCCTATTTTTCCATGGAATTCGGTCTTCATGAAAGTCTTCCCCTGTTTGCCGGAGGCCTGGGCATTCTGGCGGGGGATCATCTCAAGGCCGCATCCAGCCTGAAAATACCCCTGGTCGGGGTAGGTCTGCTCTACCGGCAGGGCTATTTCCAGCAGTTTTTAAATCATGAGGGCTGGCAGCAGGAGGAGTATCCGGAGAACAGCATGTATCATCTTCCCGTCGAAAAAGCCCTTGATATTTCAGGAAAATTTGTCCGGGTGAGGGTTTCTGGCCCGGATGGCGATATTCAGGCCGATGTCTGGAAACTGATGGCGGGACGTATTCCGTTGTATCTTCTGGATACCAATCTTCCGGAAAATCCTTCAAAGATACGGCATGTTACGGCACGGTTATATGATGGTGACCCCAAAACGCGGTTGGCCCAGGAAGTCCTTCTGGGAATCGGAGGGCTGCGTGCGCTTGCTGCCATGGGGATTGATCCAACTGTATGCCATATGAACGAAGGCCATTCGGCATTCTGCAGTATTGAGCGAATTGCGCAAACCATGTCCAGGCGCGGGATGGAGTTGAAATATGCCAAGGAGTATGTTCCCAGGACCACGGCATTCACGACCCACACGCCTGTGGCTGCGGGGCATGATGAATTTCCGGTGGATATGGTCAGGCCTTACATCAAGTCGTTTCAGCAGGTTCTGGGAATAAGGGACAGTGAAATATTATCATGGGGGCAGCCGGTGGGATCAGAGCCTTCAAGGCCTGTTTCCATGTTTGTGCTGGGGCTGAGGATGTCTCAGTACTGTAACGGAGTCAGCCGGCTGCATGGCACAACCGCCCGAAAGATGTGGGCGCATGTCTGGCCCCGCTGGCCCGAAGATGAAATACCCATTGTGCATATCACCAATGGGGTTCATGTCCCCACATGGATTTCCCATGAAAATGATTTGCTTTTCGAACGATATCTGGGTCCGGAATGGACGACGAATTTCTTTTTGCCGGAGATTGCCGGCAGGATTGATGAAATTTATGACGAAGAGCTCTGGCGGGCGCATGAAATTTGTCGATCCCGTTTGATACGAAACTGCCGAAAGCTGATGAGCAAACAGTACGGCAGGCGCAATGCCCCCAAGAAGGTGATGAAGGAAGTTGAAGGCATACTGGATCAGGACGTCCTGACCATCGCTTTTGCCCGGCGGTTTGCCACTTACAAAAGGGCTGAGCTTCTTTTGCAAGATACCGGGCGCCTGGAGGCAATGATCAATCATAAAGACAAGCCGGTTCAGTTGATATTTGCAGGAAAGGCGCATCCGAAAGATCGTGAGGGCAAGGAGTTGATTCGCCGGATCTTTCAATTTGCCAAATCCGCCGATGTGCGGCACAGAGTGACGTTTCTGGAAAATTACGATACCTATATTGCCAGGCTTCTGGTTCAGGGGGCTGATGTATGGTTGAATCTGCCTCGTCGTCCGCTGGAAGCTTGCGGAACATCAGGGATTAAAGCGGCGCTGAACGGGGTCCTCAACGTCAGTGTACTCGATGGGTGGTGGTGTGAGGGCTTTTCCGAGGACAGGGGCTGGAAGGTTGGCAACGGAGAGGTCTATCCTGATGCCCAGTATCAGGATGCGGTAGAAAGCCAGGCGCTGTTCAATGTCCTGGAAAATGATGTAATTCCGTGTTTTTACGAAAGAGATGTCGGAGACCTCCCGCTCAGATGGCTTTATATGATGAAAGAATCCATGAAAATGGTATTGAAACAGTTCTCCTCGCATCGGATGGTTTCTGATTATGAAAATCAGTGTTATATCCCTTCGGTTCGGCGCTCATATGAACTTCTCGAGCATGGTTCAGCTGAACTAAAAAGTCTTACCCTGCAACATGAACGGCTGATGAGCCTCTGGAATGCCATACGTGTCGATCTTCAGGTCCGGGGAGAGGAAGGCCCTTTTCGCGTCGGAGAAGACTTTCCGGTTTCCGCAGATATATATCTTGGAAAGCTCATGCCAAATGAAGTTGATGTCGAGCTGTATCACGGGGTGGTTCGATCGGTTGAGAAAATTTCGGATGGAGAAATCATCAAAATGGATGTCTCCGAAGATCTCGGAAATGGCCGCTATCGGTATGGATGCACAGTGACCTGTGAAAAAGCCGGCCGTTACGGATTTACCGTCAGGGTAAAAGCCCGGGGGGATAAGTGGATCACCACGGAACCGACATTTTTAACCTGGGCATGA
- the polA gene encoding DNA polymerase I: protein METKKTLYLIDGSAFIHRAFHAIRNLSNSKGLPTNAVFGFTRMLMKLIEDRSPAYVLMVFDAKGPTFRHEIYSQYKANRPPMPDALSVQIPYIKEVTRAFNIPLEEKTGFEADDLIGTLSRQAEQSGFSVVMVTGDKDFMQLVTADATIWDPMKDRTVSVDSIRTEYGLEPGQMIDVMGLSGDSSDNIPGVPGIGPKTALSLIQSHGSIDGLYEHIDSVSRKNLHDNLIRHEEQARLSRHLVVIDTDVPVQFDPDACKMGAPNADALYGLFKELEFKQLCETFSRPSDQSQKQYHAVMSESGLTHLIDQLKSAGLFALDTETTSVNPMRADLVGLSFSTRANEAFYIPCAHRYPGAPEQLDLKYVLSRLQPVLENPDIKKIGQNIKYDWIVLSRNGIRLCGVLSDTMVASYLIDPSKRAHNLDQIALDFLDYRKISYQEVAGKGKNASGFEQVPVEKAVPYACEDADITLMAYHELKPRLEKLGLSELMNDVEMPLIPVLMKMEMKGICVDSDRLRSLSKTYAHELEQLEERIYAVAGEKFNIRSSQQLGCILFEKLRLPVQKKTRKKTGYSTDVDVLKTLASGHELPALLLRYRELAKLKSTYTDALLELIHPETGRIHTSYNQTVTATGRLSSSDPNLQNIPIRSEDGKNIRRAFIPREGWRLLSADYSQIELRILAHYSDDEILIDAFLKDEDIHTRTANEVFQVFPSMITDELRRQAKVINFGIIYGMSPFSLSRELGISQKMAKTYIDNYFRRYKGVKRFIDQTIEDAGKTGQTSTLLGRIRLLPDINSSNRTVRQFAERIAINTPIQGTAADLLKLAMIKVDAEFRSRSLQSSMLLTVHDELIFEVPPDELAAVKTLVKDVMEGVWEFKVPLKVNIDSGKNWAEAH, encoded by the coding sequence ATGGAAACGAAAAAAACGCTGTATTTGATTGACGGAAGCGCCTTTATTCACCGGGCGTTTCATGCCATTCGCAATCTGTCGAATTCAAAAGGACTGCCGACCAACGCTGTATTCGGGTTTACCCGGATGCTTATGAAACTGATCGAGGATCGGTCACCGGCCTATGTGCTCATGGTATTCGATGCGAAAGGGCCGACGTTTCGTCATGAAATCTACAGTCAGTATAAGGCCAACCGCCCCCCGATGCCCGATGCGTTGTCTGTTCAGATTCCCTACATCAAAGAGGTGACGCGGGCTTTCAATATTCCGCTCGAAGAAAAAACCGGATTTGAAGCCGATGACCTGATCGGCACCCTTTCCCGTCAGGCGGAACAATCCGGTTTTTCTGTCGTGATGGTTACAGGGGATAAGGACTTCATGCAGCTGGTAACCGCCGATGCCACGATTTGGGACCCGATGAAGGATAGAACCGTATCGGTTGATTCCATCCGGACAGAATACGGGCTCGAACCCGGTCAGATGATCGATGTGATGGGCCTTTCCGGCGACAGCTCGGACAATATTCCCGGCGTTCCGGGAATCGGTCCTAAAACGGCGCTTTCCCTGATTCAATCGCATGGGAGTATTGACGGCCTGTATGAGCATATTGACAGCGTTTCCCGGAAAAATCTTCATGATAACCTCATCCGGCACGAGGAACAGGCGCGGCTGAGCAGGCATCTGGTTGTGATCGATACCGATGTGCCGGTTCAATTTGATCCGGACGCCTGTAAAATGGGCGCTCCCAACGCAGATGCACTCTACGGCCTGTTCAAGGAGCTGGAGTTTAAACAACTGTGCGAAACCTTTTCCAGACCGTCGGATCAGTCACAGAAGCAGTATCATGCCGTGATGAGCGAATCCGGACTGACCCATCTGATTGATCAGCTCAAGTCCGCAGGGCTCTTTGCCCTGGATACGGAAACCACATCCGTAAATCCGATGCGGGCAGATCTGGTGGGTTTGTCGTTTTCGACACGGGCCAATGAAGCGTTTTACATCCCCTGCGCGCATCGATATCCCGGCGCTCCGGAACAGCTTGATCTCAAATACGTATTGAGCCGGCTTCAGCCCGTGTTGGAAAATCCGGACATCAAAAAGATCGGGCAGAATATCAAATATGACTGGATCGTCCTCAGCCGTAACGGGATAAGGCTTTGCGGGGTATTGTCCGATACCATGGTGGCATCTTATCTGATCGATCCGTCCAAACGGGCGCATAATCTGGACCAGATTGCACTGGATTTTCTCGATTACCGGAAGATTTCCTACCAGGAGGTTGCCGGCAAGGGCAAAAATGCCTCGGGCTTTGAACAGGTTCCCGTTGAAAAAGCGGTGCCGTATGCCTGCGAAGATGCCGATATCACGCTGATGGCATACCATGAACTTAAACCCAGACTGGAGAAACTCGGGCTTTCCGAATTGATGAATGACGTTGAAATGCCCCTGATTCCCGTGCTGATGAAGATGGAAATGAAAGGTATCTGTGTGGACAGTGATCGGCTTCGCTCATTGTCCAAAACTTATGCACATGAGCTGGAGCAGCTTGAAGAACGCATTTATGCGGTTGCCGGTGAAAAATTTAACATCAGGTCATCCCAGCAGCTGGGATGTATTCTGTTTGAAAAACTTCGTCTTCCGGTACAGAAAAAAACCAGGAAAAAGACCGGATATTCTACGGATGTGGATGTGTTAAAAACCCTGGCTTCGGGGCATGAACTGCCGGCACTGTTATTGCGTTACAGAGAACTGGCAAAGCTTAAATCTACCTATACGGACGCCCTGCTGGAGCTGATCCACCCGGAAACCGGTCGAATTCATACCTCATACAACCAGACGGTGACGGCTACCGGCCGGCTGAGCAGTTCGGACCCGAATCTTCAGAATATCCCCATTCGTTCTGAAGATGGGAAGAACATTCGCAGGGCCTTTATTCCCAGAGAAGGCTGGCGTCTGCTTTCGGCCGATTATTCTCAGATTGAGCTTCGCATTCTGGCGCACTACTCGGATGATGAGATTCTGATCGACGCGTTTCTGAAAGACGAAGATATTCATACCCGAACGGCGAATGAGGTGTTTCAGGTGTTTCCGTCGATGATTACCGATGAACTCAGGAGACAGGCCAAGGTGATTAACTTCGGTATTATTTACGGGATGAGCCCCTTCAGTCTGTCAAGAGAGCTTGGCATCAGTCAGAAAATGGCAAAAACATATATTGATAATTATTTCAGGAGATACAAAGGCGTTAAGCGGTTTATTGATCAGACGATCGAAGATGCCGGAAAAACCGGGCAGACCAGCACCCTTTTAGGGCGTATCCGGCTGCTTCCGGATATTAACAGCTCAAACCGGACGGTTCGTCAGTTTGCCGAACGAATTGCCATCAACACCCCGATTCAGGGCACGGCAGCGGATCTTTTGAAACTGGCCATGATCAAGGTGGATGCCGAGTTCCGGAGCCGCAGCCTTCAGTCCTCGATGCTGTTGACCGTACACGATGAACTGATTTTTGAAGTGCCGCCGGATGAGCTTGCAGCCGTCAAGACCCTTGTAAAAGACGTGATGGAAGGTGTCTGGGAATTTAAAGTCCCACTGAAAGTCAATATCGATTCCGGGAAAAACTGGGCAGAAGCCCACTGA
- a CDS encoding glycogen/starch synthase, which yields MSPVYSKDPRILIVTPEVTYLPKGMGNMADGLTAKAGGLADVSAALISALFSQGADVHVALPDYRAIFNVPFAPLLRRELDTIKSSMPEDRIHLAEDRVFFYRDCVYSNYEEENSKIALAFQREILNNIILKVRPDLIHCNDWMTGLIPAMARQLGIPCLFTIHNIHSDKNTLSYIEDRGIDAAAFWQHLFYERMPLHYEETRETNRVDSLVSGVFAAHYVNTVSHTFLMEVVEGRHGFMDGLLTRELANKWRAGCAVGILNSPDPSFNPVTDKAQCCRYGPHDHVRAKKENKLFLQKAMGLIQDPEAPVFFWPSRLDKIQKGCQLLADILYDVITAYWDRNLQIVFVASGEFFNHFKSIVDKHGFYERVSMSNFDEKLSRMAYGASDFVLMPSAFEPCGLPQMIGPIYGCLPVAHDTGGIHDTVTDMDVEHDTGNGFLFNTFVPDGLLWAIQQAMKFYDLPEPVKRRQVERIMTESISKFNYSVTAKQYIALYEKMLQRPLRVAS from the coding sequence ATGTCCCCTGTATATTCCAAGGACCCCCGCATATTGATTGTAACGCCGGAGGTGACGTATCTTCCAAAGGGCATGGGTAACATGGCCGACGGCCTGACAGCCAAAGCCGGCGGATTGGCGGATGTCTCCGCTGCATTGATCAGCGCCTTGTTCAGTCAGGGGGCTGACGTTCATGTGGCGTTGCCCGATTATCGTGCCATATTTAATGTTCCGTTTGCCCCGCTGTTGAGAAGGGAGCTGGATACCATAAAAAGTTCAATGCCGGAGGACAGGATTCATCTGGCAGAAGATCGGGTTTTTTTTTATCGGGATTGTGTCTACTCTAATTATGAGGAGGAAAACTCGAAGATTGCGCTTGCGTTTCAAAGAGAAATCCTGAACAATATCATTCTTAAAGTCCGACCGGATCTGATTCACTGCAATGACTGGATGACGGGATTAATCCCTGCAATGGCAAGGCAGCTCGGGATTCCGTGCCTGTTTACCATACACAATATTCATTCGGACAAAAATACGCTTTCCTATATAGAAGACAGGGGCATTGACGCCGCCGCATTCTGGCAGCATCTGTTCTATGAGCGAATGCCGCTTCATTACGAGGAAACCCGGGAAACCAACCGGGTGGATTCGCTGGTCAGCGGGGTCTTCGCCGCTCACTATGTCAATACGGTGAGCCATACCTTTTTGATGGAAGTTGTTGAAGGCCGTCATGGTTTCATGGACGGGCTGTTAACCCGGGAGCTGGCAAATAAATGGCGTGCCGGGTGTGCGGTCGGGATACTCAACAGCCCGGACCCGTCTTTTAATCCGGTAACGGACAAAGCGCAGTGCTGCCGGTACGGCCCCCATGACCATGTGAGGGCGAAAAAGGAAAATAAACTGTTTCTTCAGAAAGCAATGGGGCTGATTCAGGATCCGGAGGCCCCCGTGTTTTTCTGGCCGTCACGGCTGGATAAAATCCAGAAGGGGTGTCAGCTTCTGGCCGACATCCTTTATGATGTCATCACCGCATACTGGGACCGGAATCTGCAGATTGTATTTGTTGCCAGTGGTGAATTTTTTAATCATTTCAAATCGATCGTCGATAAACACGGATTTTATGAACGCGTGTCCATGAGTAATTTTGATGAGAAACTGTCCCGTATGGCATATGGGGCGTCAGATTTTGTGCTGATGCCCTCGGCATTTGAACCCTGCGGGCTGCCGCAGATGATAGGCCCTATATACGGATGTCTTCCGGTTGCGCATGATACCGGCGGAATCCATGACACGGTGACCGATATGGATGTTGAACATGATACGGGCAACGGCTTTCTGTTTAATACGTTTGTTCCGGATGGGCTTCTGTGGGCCATTCAGCAGGCCATGAAATTTTATGACCTTCCGGAACCGGTAAAGCGCCGTCAGGTTGAACGGATAATGACCGAGAGCATTTCGAAATTCAATTATTCGGTGACGGCAAAACAGTATATTGCCCTTTATGAAAAAATGCTTCAGCGTCCGCTTAGAGTTGCCTCGTAA
- a CDS encoding alpha amylase C-terminal domain-containing protein, translated as MKNSPLQRMLSADPYLRPFAGVIKRRIEHRGQMEDKLTCGRMPLADFASGHEYFGLHLRDREWVFREWAPNATAVYLIGDLTGWLEDKRFALEKISEDGVWEIRLPFNEMGHQDFYRLCVHWPGGSGDRIPAYARRVVQDPVTRIFNAQVWHPPTPYQWENPVCTGVPEPLFIYEAHVGMAQEEQKIGSYDEFTRHTLPRIIDAGYNTIQLMAICEHPYYGSFGYHVSSFFAASSRFGTPDQLKRLIDTAHGAGLRVVMDIVHSHAVSNEVEGLSRFDGTLYQYFHEGPRGIHKAWGSRCFDYAKPQVLHFLLSNCRFWLDEYRFDGFRFDGITSMLYYHHGLGEAFTSYDQYFSDIVDEDALAYLALANKVIHDVRSDAISIAEDISGMPGLAMPLSSGGTGFDYRFAMGIADYWIKLVKDMQDEHWQMGSLWYELTNRRREEKTISYAECHDQALVGDKTLIFRLIDSGMYHDMNVSGKNLRVDRGMALHKMIRLITMVTAGNGYLNFMGNEFGHPEWIDFPREGNRWSYYYARRQWHLVDDSSLKFGFLARFDKDMIRLVKQYQILRFSGMHLLHEHSEDKVIAFERGGLIFVFNFHPSLSHVDYRMEAPSGKYQMIFNSDSPEYGGHGRLVTDQYHDTIGYQAWGHSRYMLSLYLPTRTAVVLKPVSPLQR; from the coding sequence ATGAAAAACAGTCCGCTGCAGCGAATGCTGTCTGCCGATCCGTATCTTCGTCCCTTTGCCGGGGTAATCAAGCGGCGAATCGAGCACAGGGGACAGATGGAGGATAAGCTGACATGTGGCCGGATGCCTCTGGCAGATTTTGCATCCGGCCATGAATATTTTGGACTGCATCTTCGAGATCGTGAATGGGTGTTTCGTGAATGGGCACCCAATGCAACGGCCGTATATCTGATCGGGGATCTGACCGGCTGGCTGGAAGATAAACGTTTTGCCCTTGAGAAAATATCCGAAGACGGGGTGTGGGAAATTCGACTTCCTTTTAATGAAATGGGGCATCAGGATTTTTACCGGCTTTGCGTTCACTGGCCGGGCGGCAGCGGCGACAGAATACCGGCATATGCCCGGCGAGTGGTTCAGGACCCGGTGACCCGGATTTTTAATGCGCAGGTCTGGCATCCTCCCACGCCTTATCAATGGGAAAATCCCGTATGTACCGGTGTGCCGGAGCCGCTGTTTATTTATGAAGCGCATGTCGGCATGGCTCAGGAAGAGCAGAAAATCGGCTCTTATGATGAATTTACCCGTCATACTCTGCCCCGCATTATTGACGCCGGGTATAACACCATTCAGTTGATGGCCATTTGCGAGCATCCTTATTACGGATCTTTCGGGTATCATGTGTCCAGTTTTTTTGCCGCATCGTCCCGGTTCGGTACCCCGGATCAGCTCAAGCGGCTCATAGATACGGCTCATGGCGCGGGACTGAGGGTGGTCATGGATATCGTCCATTCGCATGCGGTTTCAAACGAGGTCGAAGGGCTCAGCCGCTTTGACGGGACCCTCTATCAGTACTTTCATGAAGGCCCCAGGGGAATACACAAGGCATGGGGATCCCGTTGTTTTGATTATGCCAAACCTCAGGTGCTTCATTTTCTCTTGTCCAACTGCCGGTTCTGGCTGGATGAATACAGGTTTGACGGGTTCCGGTTTGATGGCATCACCAGTATGCTTTATTATCATCATGGCCTCGGGGAGGCGTTTACCTCATATGATCAGTATTTCAGCGACATCGTCGATGAGGATGCGCTTGCCTATCTGGCGCTGGCAAACAAGGTCATCCACGATGTACGATCCGATGCCATCAGCATTGCCGAAGATATCAGCGGAATGCCGGGGCTGGCAATGCCGCTATCCTCAGGAGGGACAGGGTTCGATTATCGGTTTGCCATGGGGATTGCCGATTACTGGATAAAACTTGTCAAGGATATGCAGGATGAGCACTGGCAGATGGGTTCTTTGTGGTATGAACTGACCAACCGGAGAAGAGAAGAAAAGACCATCAGCTACGCGGAGTGCCACGATCAGGCACTGGTGGGAGACAAAACCCTGATCTTTCGTCTTATTGATTCAGGCATGTATCATGATATGAATGTGTCCGGGAAAAATCTTCGGGTTGACAGGGGCATGGCGCTGCATAAAATGATCCGGCTGATTACGATGGTCACGGCCGGCAATGGATATTTGAATTTTATGGGCAACGAATTCGGTCACCCCGAATGGATAGATTTTCCCCGTGAAGGTAACCGCTGGTCTTATTACTATGCCCGACGGCAATGGCATCTGGTTGACGATTCCAGTCTCAAGTTTGGTTTTCTGGCCCGGTTTGATAAAGACATGATACGGCTCGTTAAGCAGTATCAAATTCTCCGGTTCTCCGGAATGCATCTGCTGCATGAGCATTCGGAAGATAAAGTGATCGCGTTTGAACGTGGCGGTCTGATATTTGTGTTTAATTTTCATCCGTCATTGTCACATGTGGACTACCGGATGGAGGCGCCTTCTGGTAAATACCAGATGATATTTAACAGCGACTCACCGGAATACGGCGGTCACGGCCGCCTTGTAACGGATCAGTATCATGATACCATTGGATATCAGGCCTGGGGGCATAGCAGATATATGCTCAGTCTTTATCTGCCAACCCGCACGGCGGTTGTCCTGAAGCCGGTGTCTCCGCTCCAGCGATAG